The following are encoded together in the Bradymonas sediminis genome:
- a CDS encoding ABC transporter ATP-binding protein, which produces MTNQNQQADDSTSSSATSGERPILEVNDLRTYFFTDDGVLPSVDGVTFKIEKGKTLGLVGESGSGKSVTSLSILGLIPQPPGKIVGGEVLFEGRDLTKFSEDELRGIRGNDISMIFQEPMTSLNPVYTIGNQIIEAIQLHQPLNFKEARELAIYMLDRVGIPAPSQRIDEFPHQMSGGMKQRAMIAMSLVCKPKLLIADEPTTALDVTIQAQILDLLTELQEEMGMSILFITHDLGVVAEICDDVAVMYAGRIAEYGNAEEIYNNPSHPYTIGLFSSLPQVETTRLGQREDRLYVIPGMVPRPQDFPAGCRFRSRCEFATDECMKLPPLRLHDDGHMSACWYADEVRDGTKEKTGPRPGGAKADPNDFLKSGDANI; this is translated from the coding sequence ATGACAAATCAAAACCAACAAGCCGACGACTCGACCTCCAGCAGCGCCACCAGCGGTGAGCGCCCCATCCTGGAGGTCAACGACCTGCGCACGTATTTCTTCACCGACGACGGCGTGTTGCCGTCGGTCGATGGGGTGACCTTCAAGATCGAGAAGGGTAAGACCCTCGGCCTGGTCGGGGAGTCGGGCTCGGGTAAATCCGTCACCTCGCTGAGCATCCTCGGGCTGATCCCGCAGCCGCCCGGCAAGATCGTCGGCGGCGAGGTCCTGTTTGAGGGGCGCGACCTGACCAAGTTCAGCGAGGACGAGCTTCGGGGCATTCGCGGCAACGATATCTCGATGATCTTCCAGGAGCCGATGACCAGCCTGAACCCGGTCTATACCATCGGCAACCAGATCATTGAGGCCATCCAGCTCCATCAGCCCTTGAATTTCAAAGAGGCGCGCGAGCTCGCGATTTATATGCTCGACCGCGTCGGCATCCCCGCGCCGTCGCAGCGCATCGACGAGTTCCCCCATCAGATGTCGGGTGGCATGAAGCAGCGCGCGATGATCGCGATGTCGCTGGTGTGCAAACCCAAGCTTCTGATCGCCGACGAGCCGACCACCGCGCTCGACGTCACGATTCAGGCGCAGATCCTGGACCTGCTCACCGAGCTGCAGGAAGAGATGGGCATGTCGATTCTGTTCATCACCCATGACCTGGGCGTGGTGGCCGAGATCTGCGACGACGTCGCGGTCATGTACGCCGGGCGCATCGCCGAATACGGCAACGCCGAAGAGATCTATAATAACCCGTCGCACCCCTATACGATCGGTCTGTTCAGCAGCCTGCCGCAGGTCGAGACGACGCGGCTGGGCCAGCGCGAAGACCGCCTCTATGTGATCCCCGGCATGGTCCCGCGCCCGCAGGATTTCCCGGCCGGCTGCCGCTTCCGCTCGCGCTGCGAATTCGCGACCGACGAGTGCATGAAATTGCCGCCGCTTCGCCTGCACGACGACGGGCATATGTCGGCCTGCTGGTACGCCGACGAGGTCCGAGACGGCACCAAAGAGAAGACCGGCCCTCGCCCCGGCGGAGCCAAAGCTGACCCGAACGATTTCTTGAAATCCGGCGACGCAAATATTTAA
- a CDS encoding ABC transporter permease, giving the protein MSENTNTEQAPRPDYKSYGEIVWGQFKKYPMSRYSLWAIGLMFLLATYAPVIAMNVPFIISVPDGVGPAAAQGVQFPWFGVLFDSNFFESGVDIFFNVLMFGLPLLIAGAFALKKFGSFANIAAYRRARARYLTVSSLVLLVTCIVVFLANFSIPYVDYEQLAGADGVFSIFPPIQYAYREPDIQAAQQGMSWLHFLGTDRAGRDVFTRLLFGTRISLTIGVVAVAIYVSIGMVLGSIAGYFGGKTDAIILRMIEVMLCFPTFFLILTIRGFIDDPSIFHIMLIIGLTGWTTVARLVRGEFLRLKNQEFVQAALAMGLSQKRIIFRHMLPNALGPVLVSATFGVAGAILIEASLSFLGLGPPTAPSWGQILTTGRETGQWALILAPGIAIFITVSLLNLVGEGVRDATDPKMRK; this is encoded by the coding sequence ATGTCTGAAAACACCAACACCGAACAAGCACCCCGCCCCGATTATAAATCGTATGGGGAGATTGTGTGGGGTCAATTCAAGAAATATCCGATGAGCCGCTATAGCCTCTGGGCTATCGGTCTGATGTTTCTGCTGGCGACCTACGCGCCAGTCATTGCGATGAACGTCCCCTTCATCATCTCGGTCCCCGACGGCGTGGGGCCGGCCGCCGCCCAGGGAGTGCAATTCCCCTGGTTTGGCGTGCTCTTCGACTCCAACTTCTTTGAGAGCGGCGTCGATATCTTCTTCAACGTCCTGATGTTCGGCTTGCCGCTGCTCATCGCCGGGGCGTTTGCGCTCAAGAAATTTGGCTCCTTCGCCAATATCGCGGCCTATCGCCGCGCCCGGGCACGCTACCTGACGGTCTCCAGCCTCGTGTTGCTGGTCACCTGCATCGTGGTGTTCCTGGCCAACTTCAGCATCCCCTACGTCGACTACGAGCAACTCGCCGGCGCCGACGGGGTCTTTAGCATCTTCCCGCCCATCCAATACGCCTATCGCGAGCCGGATATCCAGGCCGCCCAGCAGGGTATGAGTTGGCTGCACTTTTTGGGCACCGACCGCGCCGGGCGAGACGTCTTCACGCGCCTGCTCTTTGGCACGCGCATCTCGCTGACCATCGGCGTGGTCGCCGTGGCGATCTACGTGAGCATCGGCATGGTGCTGGGGAGTATCGCCGGGTATTTCGGCGGCAAGACCGACGCCATCATTCTGCGCATGATCGAGGTGATGCTCTGCTTCCCGACCTTCTTCTTGATCCTGACCATCCGCGGATTCATCGACGACCCGTCGATCTTTCACATCATGCTCATCATCGGCCTGACGGGATGGACCACGGTCGCGCGACTGGTGCGCGGTGAGTTCCTGCGCCTGAAGAACCAGGAGTTCGTGCAGGCGGCGCTCGCGATGGGCCTGAGCCAGAAGCGAATCATCTTCCGCCATATGCTGCCCAACGCGCTGGGTCCCGTGCTCGTCTCGGCGACCTTCGGCGTCGCCGGCGCGATTCTTATCGAGGCGTCGCTTAGCTTCCTGGGCCTCGGACCACCCACCGCGCCCAGTTGGGGCCAGATCCTGACCACCGGACGTGAGACCGGCCAATGGGCCCTCATCCTCGCCCCGGGCATCGCGATCTTTATCACTGTCAGCCTGTTGAACCTGGTCGGCGAAGGTGTCCGTGACGCCACTGACCCGAAAATGCGTAAATAA
- a CDS encoding ABC transporter permease codes for MTTYIVKRILLMIPTLFLIVLVVFGLLQLAPGKPTPTQASASGAENTQSMEGRESYRIFKEQFNLDKPILLNLRYSLGPEDIIEDITVLADYARPVCPEDGTTVADCLPAQERPDSASVIAAQDRVEDLGTYITPALYEIAKTNKRDDVRAVAISHLSVNAQYKLRNEFSGSRSAEDEEYNKVVFKKNREIREWTVAPDATGADIDALLAEKWTPWMQEPENVERFDYSFNDKFFITFGDTRFAKYLSNILRFDFGISSADKQPIMPTVLEKMKVSAVLGFFSIFFAYLISVPLGVWSAYRQGTKADEAVTIGLFLLYSLPSFFTAVLVLKWLTVGQPFDWFPTGGFQSSGAEYMTTLERVIDIGYHMVLPVFCLTYGALASLSRYARTGLLDVIRADYIRTARAKGLSESMVVLKHAVRNGMIPILTLLGTLLPAIIGGSVVLEFVFNLPGLGLYMLDSIFVRDYNAIMAITLVSAVLTLVGILLSDLSYAIVDPRISFD; via the coding sequence ATGACGACTTATATCGTCAAGCGCATCCTCCTGATGATTCCCACCCTCTTTCTGATCGTGTTGGTCGTGTTCGGGCTGCTGCAACTTGCGCCCGGCAAGCCCACCCCGACTCAGGCGAGCGCCTCGGGCGCGGAGAACACGCAATCGATGGAAGGACGCGAGAGTTATCGCATCTTCAAAGAGCAATTTAACCTGGACAAGCCGATTCTCTTGAATCTGCGCTATTCTCTGGGACCCGAAGATATCATCGAGGATATCACGGTGCTCGCGGATTACGCGCGCCCGGTTTGCCCGGAAGACGGCACCACCGTCGCCGATTGCCTGCCGGCCCAGGAGCGCCCGGACTCCGCCTCGGTCATCGCGGCCCAGGACCGCGTCGAGGACCTCGGCACCTATATCACCCCGGCGCTCTACGAGATCGCCAAGACCAATAAACGCGACGACGTGCGCGCCGTCGCCATCAGCCACCTGTCGGTCAACGCGCAATATAAGCTGCGCAACGAATTCAGCGGCTCGCGCTCCGCCGAAGACGAAGAATATAATAAAGTCGTCTTCAAAAAGAACCGTGAGATCCGCGAATGGACCGTCGCCCCCGACGCCACCGGCGCCGACATCGACGCCCTGCTCGCCGAAAAGTGGACCCCGTGGATGCAGGAGCCCGAGAACGTCGAGCGCTTTGATTATAGCTTCAACGACAAATTCTTCATCACATTTGGCGACACCCGCTTTGCCAAATACCTGAGCAATATCCTGCGCTTCGACTTCGGCATCAGTAGCGCTGACAAGCAGCCCATCATGCCCACCGTGCTGGAGAAGATGAAAGTCTCGGCGGTGCTCGGGTTCTTCTCGATCTTCTTCGCCTACCTCATCAGCGTGCCGCTGGGTGTCTGGAGCGCGTATCGCCAGGGCACCAAGGCCGACGAGGCGGTGACCATCGGTCTCTTCTTGCTCTATAGCCTGCCGAGCTTCTTCACGGCGGTGCTGGTGCTCAAGTGGTTGACCGTTGGCCAGCCCTTCGACTGGTTCCCCACCGGCGGCTTCCAGAGCAGCGGGGCCGAATATATGACGACCCTCGAGCGGGTCATCGACATCGGCTATCATATGGTGTTGCCGGTCTTCTGCCTGACCTACGGCGCCCTGGCCAGCCTGAGCCGCTACGCCCGAACCGGCCTGCTCGACGTCATCCGCGCCGACTATATCCGCACCGCGCGCGCCAAGGGCCTGTCCGAGTCGATGGTCGTCTTAAAGCACGCCGTGCGAAACGGCATGATCCCGATCCTGACGCTGCTGGGCACCCTGCTGCCGGCCATCATCGGCGGTTCGGTCGTCCTGGAGTTCGTGTTCAACCTGCCGGGACTCGGCCTGTATATGCTCGATAGCATTTTTGTGCGCGACTATAACGCCATCATGGCGATTACGCTGGTCTCCGCGGTCCTGACGCTGGTCGGTATTTTGCTGTCCGACTTGAGCTACGCCATCGTCGACCCGCGCATCAGCTTTGACTAA
- a CDS encoding ABC transporter substrate-binding protein translates to MSRKIEAISENNAKILRQLEKGVAVSGHTSTSSPSNDKYAAALREPGNLLEPRTEPLIPADAQEGGTLRRYMGSTPKGYNWLTENGADVAELQTYVHNAFANRDPVDPDKWISELAYKIEVSDDNLVYTIHLREGVYWQTPNVDFSDSKYEWLKKERELTAEDAVFFFEMIQNPQVQAGSIKNYFEDMDKAEVIDRYTFKVTWKKKVYQSQDMTLGGYPLPKWLFTKNDDGTDIPEATLGTQFNNHWSARFPIGTGPYKISAIETDKRIALERNDNYWGPKPPIKTVEYQIIKDPNTAYLKLTSGRDLDLTSLPEPVYQQDVVDGGPNSPFKTGKLKYDVVTRPVYYYLGWNADKPIFSDARVRTAMTHALDREGIIKHTLSGLGKVLTGPFLPDHPGNNPAVKAYEYDLDKAAALLKEAGWEDTDGNGILDKVIDGKKTEFRFTILAYNKPTTRSYLSVYKEALRKIGVNMTPSYLDWSLMQKKMDEREFDAFTGGWGLSWTTDPYQLWHSSQADMVKGSNRVGFRNKEADKIIETLRETFDTQERIKLLQDFHMIMHKEQPYTFFYQLDTAFAWQPRMQNMVFQKLRPQDLSLPWWIDQDMQ, encoded by the coding sequence ATGAGCCGCAAGATTGAGGCCATCTCCGAGAATAACGCCAAGATCCTGCGCCAGCTCGAAAAAGGCGTGGCGGTCAGCGGTCATACTTCGACGAGCTCGCCGAGCAACGACAAATACGCGGCCGCGTTGCGCGAGCCGGGCAACCTTTTGGAGCCGCGCACCGAGCCGCTTATCCCGGCCGACGCCCAGGAAGGCGGCACGCTGCGCCGCTATATGGGCTCCACCCCCAAGGGCTATAACTGGTTGACCGAGAACGGCGCCGACGTCGCCGAGCTGCAGACCTACGTGCACAACGCGTTCGCCAACCGTGACCCGGTCGACCCCGACAAGTGGATCTCGGAGCTCGCGTATAAAATCGAGGTCAGCGACGACAACCTGGTCTACACGATTCACCTGCGCGAGGGCGTCTATTGGCAGACCCCGAACGTCGACTTCTCGGACTCGAAATACGAGTGGCTCAAAAAAGAGCGTGAGCTCACCGCTGAGGACGCTGTCTTCTTCTTCGAGATGATCCAGAACCCGCAGGTTCAGGCCGGCTCCATCAAGAATTATTTTGAGGACATGGACAAAGCCGAGGTCATCGACCGCTACACCTTCAAGGTGACGTGGAAGAAGAAGGTCTACCAGTCCCAAGACATGACCCTGGGCGGCTACCCACTTCCCAAATGGCTGTTCACCAAAAACGACGACGGCACCGACATCCCGGAGGCAACCCTCGGCACGCAATTCAACAACCACTGGTCGGCGCGTTTCCCGATCGGCACCGGTCCCTACAAGATCTCGGCCATCGAGACCGATAAGCGTATCGCTCTGGAGCGAAACGACAATTATTGGGGCCCGAAGCCCCCGATTAAAACGGTCGAGTACCAGATCATCAAAGACCCCAACACCGCGTACCTGAAGTTGACCAGCGGACGTGACCTCGACCTGACCTCGCTCCCCGAGCCGGTCTATCAGCAAGACGTGGTGGACGGCGGCCCCAATAGCCCCTTCAAAACCGGCAAGCTCAAATACGACGTCGTGACCCGTCCCGTGTATTATTACCTCGGATGGAACGCCGACAAACCGATCTTCTCCGACGCCCGCGTGCGCACCGCCATGACCCACGCGCTCGACCGCGAGGGCATCATCAAGCATACGCTTAGCGGCCTCGGAAAGGTCCTCACCGGCCCGTTTTTGCCCGACCATCCCGGCAATAACCCGGCGGTCAAAGCCTATGAGTATGACCTGGACAAGGCGGCTGCGCTGCTCAAAGAAGCCGGCTGGGAAGACACCGACGGCAACGGCATCCTCGACAAAGTCATCGACGGCAAGAAGACCGAATTTCGCTTCACCATCCTGGCCTATAATAAGCCGACCACCCGCAGCTATCTGTCGGTCTATAAAGAGGCGCTGCGCAAAATCGGCGTCAATATGACCCCGAGCTACCTCGACTGGTCACTGATGCAAAAGAAGATGGACGAGCGCGAGTTCGACGCCTTCACCGGCGGCTGGGGACTCAGCTGGACCACCGACCCCTATCAGCTCTGGCACTCCAGCCAGGCCGATATGGTCAAGGGCTCCAACCGCGTCGGATTCCGCAACAAAGAAGCCGACAAGATCATCGAGACCTTGCGCGAGACCTTCGACACCCAGGAGCGTATTAAGCTGCTGCAAGACTTCCATATGATCATGCATAAGGAGCAGCCCTACACGTTCTTCTACCAGCTCGACACGGCCTTCGCCTGGCAGCCGCGCATGCAGAATATGGTCTTCCAGAAGCTGCGCCCGCAGGACCTCTCGCTGCCCTGGTGGATCGACCAGGATATGCAGTAA
- a CDS encoding 4Fe-4S dicluster domain-containing protein, producing the protein MLKKFHAYLYLGWHFWLHILSKLFFLYRPGGLERVNQNFEPEGLTPLTEAEREMMTKWQRCIGCGLCEAVCPQLSVIPEYAKNTRLMGPQLIAESAMRDLSRADLALPSAEALAKVDGDTLEAICPVDIPLNDLAHFLIRLDASTRKDSKTAPKQLKA; encoded by the coding sequence ATGCTGAAGAAATTTCACGCTTATCTATACCTTGGCTGGCATTTCTGGCTCCATATCCTGAGCAAACTCTTCTTCCTCTACCGCCCCGGCGGATTGGAGCGGGTCAATCAGAATTTCGAGCCCGAGGGGCTCACGCCGCTGACCGAAGCCGAGCGCGAGATGATGACGAAGTGGCAGCGCTGCATCGGCTGCGGCTTGTGCGAGGCGGTGTGTCCGCAGCTCAGCGTCATCCCCGAATACGCCAAAAATACGCGCCTGATGGGTCCGCAGCTTATCGCCGAGAGCGCGATGCGCGACCTGTCGCGCGCCGACCTCGCCCTGCCCTCGGCCGAGGCGCTGGCCAAGGTCGACGGCGACACGCTCGAGGCCATCTGCCCGGTCGACATTCCACTGAACGACCTGGCTCATTTCCTGATTCGCCTCGACGCTTCGACGCGCAAGGATTCCAAGACCGCGCCGAAGCAGCTCAAGGCGTGA
- a CDS encoding FAD-binding protein: protein MNPRRTQIAIIGGGLAGQCAARTVHMAGADALMICPSSPGITALWGGLGQVFGPSSDFPSRSVGLFGQGATLPSNIRVTRADRFFALTHSRQFHPYLRLGLNQDAVDTTSLQALEILNYPGIKSIREEIVFPSAAGAPFPADIAATSVVDSAIMRGDRVGVVACPALGDWFPSRLIDTLNSLEGPEAQLIEAAPLSQIPGRSKHSAAVAAQLDALLNAEPMLLIDALLAQVTRREIDLLILPPCIGQTSAKNEAWMEALRDALPCRVAESAAARNSIHGWRLDRYLRANNPVDCLKGRALTADRGTSSVTNIETEVGSIQADAYILATGRWMGRGLPAAAPLREQILNADLWMDGAPISDPDRAWIPHLLERQVWQDHPYFRAGLATDSDLRPLDQNGAPLADNIFAAGRVLAGYNAIWDGTTEGVDLITGYLAAKNALAQIGLDAPTPTPAPQGA, encoded by the coding sequence ATGAACCCGCGTCGCACCCAGATCGCAATCATTGGCGGCGGACTCGCCGGCCAATGCGCCGCGCGTACCGTCCATATGGCGGGCGCCGACGCCCTGATGATTTGCCCTTCAAGCCCCGGCATCACCGCGCTTTGGGGCGGCCTCGGACAGGTCTTCGGGCCGTCCTCGGACTTCCCGTCGCGCTCGGTTGGCCTCTTCGGCCAGGGCGCCACGCTGCCGAGCAATATCCGCGTCACCCGGGCGGACCGCTTCTTTGCGCTCACGCATAGCCGGCAATTTCACCCCTACCTGCGCCTTGGCCTAAATCAGGACGCGGTCGACACGACCTCCCTCCAAGCCCTTGAAATCCTTAACTATCCGGGCATCAAGAGCATCCGCGAAGAGATCGTTTTCCCGTCGGCGGCCGGTGCGCCATTTCCGGCCGATATCGCGGCGACTTCGGTCGTCGACTCGGCGATTATGCGCGGCGATCGGGTCGGCGTCGTCGCATGCCCGGCGCTCGGGGATTGGTTCCCGAGCCGCCTCATCGACACGCTGAACTCACTCGAAGGCCCCGAGGCACAGCTCATCGAAGCCGCGCCTTTGAGCCAGATCCCGGGGCGCTCGAAGCACTCCGCCGCTGTCGCCGCACAACTCGACGCGCTACTCAATGCCGAGCCGATGTTGCTCATCGACGCGCTCCTGGCGCAGGTCACGCGACGCGAAATCGACCTGCTGATCTTACCACCCTGCATCGGCCAAACGAGCGCTAAAAACGAAGCGTGGATGGAAGCGCTGCGCGACGCCCTGCCCTGCCGAGTCGCCGAATCTGCGGCCGCGCGCAACTCGATTCACGGCTGGCGTCTCGACCGCTATTTGCGGGCCAATAACCCCGTCGACTGCCTTAAAGGCCGCGCGCTCACCGCCGACCGGGGCACATCAAGTGTGACCAATATCGAGACCGAGGTCGGCTCGATTCAGGCCGACGCATATATTCTGGCGACCGGGCGCTGGATGGGCCGGGGACTCCCCGCCGCCGCGCCGCTTCGCGAGCAGATCCTCAACGCTGATTTGTGGATGGACGGCGCGCCAATAAGCGACCCCGACCGGGCCTGGATTCCACATCTTCTCGAGCGCCAGGTCTGGCAGGATCACCCGTATTTTCGCGCGGGTCTTGCCACCGATTCAGACCTTCGCCCCCTCGACCAAAACGGCGCGCCGCTCGCCGACAATATCTTCGCGGCCGGTCGCGTCCTGGCCGGGTATAACGCCATCTGGGACGGCACCACCGAGGGCGTCGACCTCATCACCGGGTACCTCGCCGCGAAGAACGCGCTGGCCCAAATTGGCCTCGACGCGCCGACCCCAACACCTGCGCCCCAGGGAGCATAA
- a CDS encoding glycerol-3-phosphate dehydrogenase/oxidase — MELGTPENPYDLVIIGGGINGAGIARDAVMRGLSVALFEKNDFSTGATWASSGMIHGGIRYLEADPNVTKKSCYDSGLIQQIAPHLLFRVPFLFPMRPDTLTNKIFLELVEVYFDTYDRWAPLKGGVPHSRLNRAEALAMEPGLPKDIIGAVTTDEWGIDSPRLTLINILDAQERGAHVHNYHEVVGFLRGDGTGDADDKTSTQRGAMRGVRVRDRERGGVRDVHARITFNATGAWAERVAKSAGAQMCRLRPGKGIHLLLAGRVTNYALITNAVDGRQMFIAPHQNVTFVGTTDDDYWGDLDDIPVLEDEVKYVLDGARRVFPKIDECRIIDTIVGCRPTLYGDNKYESQLSRDHAVYDHGEEGIPNFMSIAGGKLAAYRLMSEEAVDAICAKLGNNKPGRTHLEALPGGEAHDISPEAFAEFGLDNYSAGRLIYRQGSRADRVLEIMRKNPETAAIVDPSEPVTEAELRYVMRHELVSQLDDCKRRSRLGQGLDGGWSATLRAAEIYCDEKGYSQRDRFDVALSFQRGRWKDRRDIIRNEQLAAEAVGQTWFFTAGGAIGADPKSLLNDPAKTPPGATSDPTSRESA, encoded by the coding sequence GTGGAACTCGGAACACCTGAAAACCCCTATGACCTTGTAATCATTGGCGGGGGTATCAACGGCGCGGGCATCGCCCGCGACGCTGTGATGCGCGGGTTGAGCGTGGCGCTCTTTGAGAAGAATGACTTCTCAACGGGCGCCACCTGGGCCTCCAGTGGCATGATTCACGGCGGCATCCGCTACTTGGAGGCCGACCCCAACGTCACCAAAAAGTCATGCTATGATTCCGGCCTGATCCAGCAGATCGCCCCGCATCTTTTGTTTCGGGTGCCCTTCCTCTTCCCGATGCGCCCCGACACGCTCACGAATAAGATATTTCTGGAGCTTGTCGAGGTGTATTTCGACACCTACGACCGCTGGGCGCCGCTCAAAGGCGGCGTGCCGCATAGCCGCCTGAACCGCGCCGAAGCCCTGGCGATGGAGCCGGGGCTTCCCAAGGATATCATCGGCGCGGTGACCACCGACGAGTGGGGCATTGACTCGCCCCGGCTCACGCTGATCAATATCCTGGACGCCCAGGAGCGCGGCGCGCATGTGCATAATTACCACGAAGTCGTGGGCTTTTTGCGCGGTGACGGCACCGGCGACGCCGACGATAAAACCAGCACCCAGCGCGGCGCGATGCGCGGCGTTCGGGTACGCGACCGCGAGCGCGGCGGCGTGCGCGATGTCCACGCGCGCATCACTTTCAACGCCACCGGCGCCTGGGCCGAGCGGGTCGCCAAAAGCGCCGGCGCCCAGATGTGCCGGCTGCGCCCGGGCAAAGGCATTCACCTGCTCCTGGCCGGCCGCGTCACCAATTACGCGTTGATCACCAACGCGGTCGACGGCCGCCAGATGTTTATCGCGCCGCACCAAAACGTCACCTTTGTCGGCACCACCGACGATGATTATTGGGGCGACCTCGACGATATTCCGGTCCTCGAAGACGAGGTCAAATACGTCCTGGACGGCGCGCGCCGGGTCTTCCCGAAGATCGATGAGTGCCGCATTATCGACACCATCGTGGGCTGTCGCCCGACCCTCTATGGCGACAATAAATACGAGAGTCAGCTCAGTCGCGACCACGCGGTCTACGACCACGGCGAAGAAGGCATCCCCAACTTCATGTCCATCGCCGGCGGCAAGCTCGCCGCGTACCGACTCATGAGCGAAGAGGCCGTCGACGCGATCTGCGCTAAATTAGGCAATAACAAACCCGGGCGCACCCACCTCGAGGCCCTGCCCGGCGGCGAGGCCCACGATATTTCGCCGGAAGCCTTCGCGGAGTTTGGCCTCGACAACTATAGCGCCGGTCGGCTGATCTATCGCCAGGGTTCGCGCGCAGATCGCGTGCTTGAGATCATGCGCAAAAACCCCGAAACGGCCGCCATCGTCGACCCGTCGGAGCCGGTCACCGAGGCCGAGCTTCGCTATGTGATGCGCCATGAGTTGGTCAGCCAGCTCGACGATTGCAAACGCCGCAGCCGGTTGGGCCAGGGGCTCGACGGCGGGTGGAGCGCGACGCTTCGGGCCGCCGAGATCTATTGCGACGAGAAGGGCTATTCGCAGCGGGACCGCTTCGACGTCGCGCTGTCTTTCCAGCGGGGTCGCTGGAAAGACCGCCGCGATATTATTCGCAATGAGCAACTCGCCGCCGAGGCCGTCGGCCAGACCTGGTTCTTCACCGCCGGAGGCGCCATCGGCGCGGACCCTAAATCACTGCTTAACGACCCTGCCAAGACCCCACCCGGGGCCACGTCGGATCCCACATCTCGAGAATCTGCATGA